The genomic stretch CATTCCAACGGGTTACAGGTGTTTGTATTTATCAATGGCTCGTGCTGGTACTGATCTAGCTGGGATGCTATGTCTGAGTCTTGGTCTTGGGTTAACAGGGTATGTTGCTTGTAGAATAGCAAACATCTGTTCGACTATTCCAGGCCTTGGTTTATCATCCTACTCCGTCTCAGCCATTCTTCTTTGCTTCAACTCTGTTGCATCCTCTGTGGACATATAGATGTGTAATAGTTAGCGCAACATTTCTAGCTTATTGATGTATATTTTTGGAGACCTTGTACTTACCGATTGTCTGAGCCTGTGGATGCCTGTTGAACAGGACAGAAAGACGAGTCTTTCTCTTTTACCCACCTCTGTCGTGTGTCTTGTGTTAGTCTTGACAGAAAATTGGCTTTTTACAGCGGATCCAATACGTTGGAGGGCACCAATGTCTTTGATTCCTCTATTTTCGCAAATCTTCTTTTCAGACTTTGGAGCTTGGTGTTTTAATTGCTCTTGCGGAAGGCCCTTCAGCTTGAATCATTTTCAATACAGCAATGCTGCATGACATTGATGCATTGGAGTAGCTCATCTAAAGCGTCGCCTCTTCAAATGGTTCACGTGTTTCAATTAGTCTGGCAACCTACTTTCACTCTTCAGGATGAAGGAGATTAAACTTACATAAacgtacatacagtacatgtcaaatgtttggacacccctcattcaatgcaacacaaaattAACCCCGAAAAGCCAtacatgtgaagtcaaaaaccattttaggtgaaTCCCTCTTGGAACTCAttaagagaatggcaagagtgtgcaaaaaagtctcaaagcaAAGAGGGGCTACTTTGAAGAAACTAGAATATGATTAtggttttagttatttcaccctttttttttttttttttttttttttgctaagttcATAATGCCACACGtttattcatagttttattaccttcagtgagaattaacaatgtcaatagtcatgaaaatacagaaaaatggaaataggctacaggtgccgaattccccaggtcaagccacttttgaacctgaaacagcgccagaagcgcctgacctgggctgcagagaagcagcactggactgttactcaatggtccaaagtacttttttcagatgaaagcaaattttgtatgtcattcggaaatcaaggtgccagagtttggaggaagactggggagaaggaaatgccaaaatgcctgaagtccagtgtcaagtacccacagtcagtgatggtctggtgtgccatgtcagctgctggtgttggtctactgcagacatgtccaaagtccggcccgggggccaaatgcggcccgtggtcaaatttcatccggcccccagcctctgtcataaaatcaataacgtctggcccacacacagacttaataaattggtcagcggtactgcaaccagcatatgaagtagcttacacatgaaatgctgctcctcattcacCCACTAAACGGCAGCAGcacttattgccaaatgtatcacattttaaaaacctaaaatttcatgattttcagactaatttagaattttgacattttgaaaaaaaaaaaaaaatgatagatgcaagtcaacacattcatctgaaggttccatgagaaaaaaaacatgatttagcatgggttattgatattagagcgcttattacacatattcattttgactctttttacaaatttgaaaaaaaaggttgcattaggaccttatttttcaaattttgggattctctgataattgcttcagtttgcaggtatttaagggctaagcaacattaccccgcgtgacccattccattttctaaaatggcgaaaatcaacaaaaaaaagaaagttgactgtgacggccgacgctttaaggataggtggaaattggactgtttcttctctaaaatatgcaacaactgtgtcttcatttgcaaagagacagtcgctgtttttaaagatttcaatgtgaggcgatattaccaaacaagacacgctgacatgtacgacaagatcagagggaagatacgcagcaagaaattgaagcaacttgaagctagtttaatttcacagcagaagtatttcgtaagagcccgagagtcaaaagagaacgtcacaaaggcaagttgcgagattgttgaaattattcatttaaaaaaataataaagcaaatgtgacacactgaatggcttgctaaaatttgcttaaatatattgtttttaaatgtagtgtaaaggacattagccaaggtcggccccccacatttttaccacaccaaatctggccccctttgcaaaaagtttggacacccctggtctactgtgttttatcaagggcagggtcaatgctgcgagctatcaggagattttggagcacttcattcttccatctgctgaaaagctttatggagatgaagatttcatttttcagcacgacctggcacctgctcacaaagccaaaaccactggtaaatggtttactgacatggccttactgtgctcaattggcctgccaactctcctgacctgaaccccatagagaatctgtgggatattgtgaagaggaagttgagagacaccagaaccAACACTCTGGATGAGCTTCAggctgctatcgaagcatcctgggcctccataacacctcaacagtgccacaggctgattccgtccatgccacgccgcattgaagcagtcatttctgcaaaatgattcccgaccaagtattgagtgcatagctggtaTAATtatttgaaggttgactttttttgtattaaacacttttttgaattggtcggatgaaatatgcaaattttcaatcaattttaaatcaatattaaaacaataaaaggcttgaactacttcagttgtgtgtaatgaatctaaaatatttgaaagtacattagagaaaataaagaACTTTTTCACAAAATggaaattttttgagaaggacctgtaGTGTTGAATTCCAACAAGTTGGAACATCTTGTAAAAGGCTGTGGAATGGTAGGCCCAGGtcagcttgaatttttttttttctcaggtgCTGTGTTTATCCAAGATAGAGTGGTTGAAATGTGTGGCACAATGCTTTAACTTTGCAATTATGTCCACAATAGCTCACCTACTCCCTTATGACAAGCTGCAGTGTGTTCAGCGTGGTACAGACAGAGACGAAATGCTTCGGTCTGTTGCTACATATTTATTTCCCTTTTTCTTGTACTGccgtaacacaaaaaaaatactttttaacacAACGTCTGTCTGGCATTGCTGCACAAGTGCACAGACAGCTAATCTCTTATTCCCTCCTAAATGCACCCAGAGCCCATGCGCGCCAAGCAGCGAAAGCTGACACTTGTTACTTCAAAAACCGACAGTTCTTTTCAGGCTGAAACGTCTGTGATATTTTCCTAAACACAATGAAATAAtatgaaacattttaaacattggGTGAATCACTTTGtggacaacaacaaaatattaaaataactattttgattttaactgtgTGCAGCATGTGCGCAGAGCAACTCAGATCTGAAATCTCTCCAAGCTAGAGCCCTTTCATGAtattggcgccactgtcaaaacaAGAAATACTCTTTCAGATTATACGTGCCATTGCTGAAGCATTCCTAAAAACATCTCACTGATGTATTCACCCGTGTGCGGTCCAGACATTGCTTTCACATGAAGAACCACCTGCTTCCTTTTCCACTCGTCATCAATGAAGTGGCATGTCAGGCTCATCAATGATTCTTTGTCCCCTGACCAGCAGTCGGTTGTAAAGGACAAAAATGGCTCCTGCTCTTTGGAAGAAACAAGTTCTTGAATGCGAAGTTGTGCTTTTCTGATAAATGGCTTCAAACACAGCGGTGCGATTGCATTTCTCTGTTTTAAGGCTGTACCTTGACACGGCATGCGCCATAAGGCATTGAAATCCTGACTCACACACCAGGGTGCAGGGGTATCTCTGGTTCTCGAGAGCTCCTATCCAGgtggttttccatgtctccctcctttaacgcgcttgaatcaaatgatcagtccatcagcaagctctgcagaagCCTGGAggaaggagacatggaaaacaagcaggataagggctctcgaggaccagagtTGGATAACCCTGCCATTGTGAAAGGCTGAATTTCTGTGTCAGTCATTTCTGTGATcaatttttccattttcttttttgaCCTTGGATCATTGTTCTCCCATGTTCTATGGGCATCAAATACTTAGTCCAGTGTGGTCTGGCTGCAAGACTGATTTGGCTATTTCCTCTTTTTTCATAACTccttcagacctaagcatgctACTGAAGGTTATGAGGCGTTTGTGTCTCTAAACCagtaaatacactgaatttagttgctattgccacttctgggagatgatcggATGAAACTTGACCCATCGAAATCGAATCATGAAGTTTGGCATGCCCTCTTTGCTAttgttggctctttgaaaatggatgaccaaacgcaacttcaaaaaggataacgaaaagtgctcatttctctttaaaaacacattaacattagaAATAACCAATAAAGGCATGAAATATCCGCGACcgaaaaattgcactttgttctggtatttgtgtagagtaaaaatcagcacagattttcttttttttttttttgcccagcagaaaaactggtctgaaggggttaatcgCCTCATTGTATGTAAGGAGATGattactgtttatgcgactccAGAGCAGGGCCTAGGGCCCctaaccactagggggcccccaatctggtaattgtttaatttatattctattttgtttactccagtttgctttatttgacttttgtgagttttgatacttgattacaagctttaaaaaataaaagttcttccttaacttctttcctcttttagaaaaaggtttggcgctatctattgTAAGTACTGactatcatttggggtgagaagtttgaagtatgcagtgcaacaaaatctgattaatatacaaaatatagacgtatgggttggattgcatgtatgggtttcacagtacactgtgacgaaatggtgggccaaatatatgggcccctttgcattattttgcttagggcccccaaatggcctgggccggccctgctccaGAGGTTAGATGTGTTCattcatgtgtttttttcaGATATGCTCCCATGCATACGGTTTTGCCACAAACACTGCATGGGATTGGCCGGGTGATCTGCTCCCATACTGGATTAGATTGCTTTTATGTTTTACAGGAACATAAAAttgtcaataaaaaacaacaacaacagcagttGGTGCTATTATGGACAATAGTGAAAAAAAGAACTACTCTTAtagatatactagtatatagatAATACATATTATATACTCAATATCTTTTCTTTATGCCCATTAGATAAAATATAGTCTTGCATAACATGTTATTCGGCAAGAATAGTGAGAAAAGAACTGCTCCATAAATAACTTTGTCTTGAAATATTGATGATATTTAAAtgttaataaaatataaatacaaattatACAGTCGATACACCCCCCACATTATATGTAATATGAATAATCTTACATAGCATAATATCCTGAAAGAACATATGTGGTAGTTCATGCCCACTGGTGAGTTGAATATGCATTTTCCCCTACTCCAAATGAAGCAAACGATGGGTTCTACACATTTTGTGTACTTTGAATCATACGACGgggtattagggccaaataaagagtaaaaaaaaaaaaaaactacaagatTACAGTCCTTCTAttgctatgagaaaaaaaaagtcgtaggggtaatgtagctgtaataaGCCACTATGcactttacgtacatgtaccttagctggtggCTACGACAAAGCATTAGTACAAATCCTCCTCATAATCATAATTTGATGTAAATGAGGCCAAAtattaaggatttccttatttttaaaacattcttaaaaaaaaaaaaaaatactgtttatttAAAAGTGGGCAGCAAcgcgctacgtaaagtacgtagctgattattcagctacattaacCCCATGTAATAATAAGACTTATTCTCGTCCTATTAATTCAATAGTTATTCTAGCAAtagtttgactttttttctcgtactaTCCCGACGAGAATGAAAGTTGGATTATTACgtagggctaatgtagctgaataagcagctacatACTTTACGTAGCGTGTTGCCGCCCCCTTTAAATAGCCAATATTGAatgcatcttgtgttttagaatcgaTTTTACAAATAATGCTCTGTCGTAGAATCACTTCAGCATTAaataaaagctttgtttacaccaCTGGCACTGAATTTAAATTTACTGATTGACTGTGCTGCTGAGAATAGTGTTTACTATGCCAGCGTGATTAGGCAGTTGTGTAGGAAATCCACAGGCACATAACTTCAGCACATGACAGCAGACACTTTTGGCTTTGGGGAATGTTTATGGTCCTACCTTCTTGCATACTAATGTGGAGCTTCAACCGTTGTGTCAGTCACGCTTAACAAAGCGACTggactgtggaaaagaaaaacgccttattttatgtatttcaGGGAACCCACCGGCCACTCAGCGCGACTTTTTCGAAGAATTTAAATTTCGGTCCTTTCACTGACTACAGTTATCCttcgctacttcgtgcttcaaacttcgcgccctcactcaagcgcggattttttttttttccaattagaaaataaacaaatgcagtattttatacaGCTGTCCCGATCCTatcacgtagtctctcactctcgctcctgacgcttttgttggtcaggcagtgcactggagttgcttattaaagttaacaatgattgacagacagttaaggtttgatcttgcaagAGACACCCGTAAACCgcgacttcaaagcgccgcatgcgtcaatatcgtttaacttgttaaacatggcaactcattgtgtgtaagtgagcagcttgagcggacttGAGTGGCCTcattcaatgaaacatttaataaagacaagcatttttctacttttttttttttaatggattgggcatttacttttttccttgtttggaaATAATTCGTAGGAACAGTTGCATGTTTAAAACTTCtcataatttttacattttaagtacTTAAAAGAGATttatatactttggggaaaaaagtgaaaaaacatgtcttatattatTTTTGAtcaatctgaataaataaattgaagacactaaaaaacaaaaatacaaaaaaaaaaatttattggtGGGGCGCtacttcacttatcgcggcgggttctggtctccattaacctggaaaaatgagggatcactgtacttctCCTTGCCTCACTCTCTGCGTTCTTGCACTCTCTCTCATTGCCGCCTAGGGATAATAAGGGTTATTTCAACATGGCATATTTGCTCTTGCCAAAATAATAACACAAACTCTTACCATGTTTCAAAGCCAGTGTCTCCATACGGCGACAGGCATTGCGGGTCCTTTCCGGGGTCCTACTGCCAGTCAAGCATTGCTGCAGTTGCCGGCACAGATGCCTGGTCAAAATGCTTTTTtaacagtctttttttttttttgcatctgaTTGTCAGCCTTGAGACTTACTATAATATAGCATAATGATCATACCTTCTAACTAATGAAGTTCAAAAGGTAAGAAAGCAGTCGACCAAGAActtttagttttaacaatagttgcAACATGATACAAACTCATCACAACAGAGATCTCAATCTGTGACTATGAAATGTGATAACGTGGTGATGATTCTGTGGCTTAGCAAGCTTGAGGATTTTTTATATGTGTTCTCAGTGGTTTGGACAGTGCAACAGCCATCCAAGTCATTTCTCTCCTAAAGTGTCTGGCTAATGGAGGCCGGACAATCATCTGCACTATTCATCAGCCCAGCGGCAACCTCTTTCAGATGTTTGATAAGGTAAACGTCAATATCCTCGCCAGTGAGATCAGCCTAGATTAAACAGCGTTCTCTCCCATCTAGCTGTTCATTCTCAGCCAAGGCCAATGTATATACAAAGGCACAGTCTCTCACCTCATCCCTCACCTGACCAACCTCAACCTTCATTGCCCAATATATCACAATCCAGCGGATTTCAGTGAGTGCTTGAAGTTTCCGTTTCAATCTTACGTAAGGAATGTGAATTACTTTATTGCTTGTTGTTACTGACCCGATTTACACCTCCAGTCATAGAGGTGGCGACGGGAACGCACGGGGACATGCAGGCCGTGTTGTTTCAGGCCGCTCGAAGCAGCCCGTGCTGTGAGGAGAGCGTAGAGGACAACCAGGGTTCCTCCAAAAATTTGGAATCTGTACGGTATTCTTTACCATGTGCCTTGCATCGAATAAATGTTGCTCTAGAACAATTTGCTTACTTATGTTGCTACAGGAGCTAATGCCCCTTGAATTGTCGTACTTTGCCACAAGTATGTTCAAACAATTCTACATCCTCTTTAAAAGGAACCTGACAGCGATATGTAGAGATGCGGTAAATAAAAAGACAAATGCTGGAAAGAAAATATTCCAACTGGAATTTGGGAATTGAGCTTTTCTTCCATGTGTGTTGTGAAGATGCTGACCCACCTGAGGTTGACCTCCCACATCGTGATGGGACTCCTGATCGGCCTGCTTTACCTTGACATCGGAAATGACGCCAAGTTTGCCTGGAACAACACCGCCTACCTTTTCTTCTCCATGTTGTTCCTTATGTTTGCCGCCCTGATGCCCACCGTTCTCACCTGTAAGAGAAATTTGGACTATTCAGCTTAAATTTGAAATGATCGACTGCCATCGTTCCGCTTTGCTTCCACAGTTCCTCTGGAAATGTCCGTGTTGGTcagggaacacttaaattcctgGTACAGCCTCCATGCATACTACTTGGCGAAAACATGTGCGGACATACCGTTACAGGTAGTAACAGGTGGCTTTCACAGTAGTTTTTATGGAGGTAATCAATCCTCATTTCCAATCTCGTTTCCAGATGATCTGTCCAATCATGTATTGCGCTATCACatactggatgacgagccagccTTCAGAGGCCGTTCGCTTCTTGCTTTTTGTCTCCTTTTCTACATCGGTCGCGCTTGTCGCTCAGTCACTGGGGCTGCTCGTAGGGGCAGCATCACCGTCAACTCAGGCAAGGCCCGTATCTTTGTCTTTCCTGTCCTCACTCTCGAAGGAGTTGATGACAAATGCGGTTCATCCCCCTTACACCACCTCGCAGGTCGCCGCCTTTGTCGGGCCGATCACAGCCATTCCCATTGTCTTGTTCTCAGGATTTTTTGTCACTTTCAAAAACATTCCTTATTATCTTCGCTGGATCTCTTACACTTGCTTTGTCAGGTACGTTTAATTGGATATTTTCTTCTGCTTTACATGTGCACAAATGAAGAAATTCTATTTAGGTACGGCTTCGAGGGAGTGCTCCACTCCATCTACGGGTTGGATCGCAAAAATCTGGAATGTAAGGAGCAGATGTGCAACTTTGAAGAACCCCAAAATATCCTGCAAATGTGGGACGTGCCAGAAGGCATTATCTATGTGGATTTCATTATCTTAGGAGTTTTCTTCACGATCATCAGGGTGGTAACTTATGTAATACTGCG from Corythoichthys intestinalis isolate RoL2023-P3 chromosome 10, ASM3026506v1, whole genome shotgun sequence encodes the following:
- the LOC130923258 gene encoding ATP-binding cassette sub-family G member 4-like isoform X3, which produces MFPRVPNQIACSIQMEVCKSEPKQVGPKLFSRLKKVDNTNNQRLSELPCQKAVNLEFNNLSFTIQQGICLKKKGFKTLLDNLSGQFNSKELTAIMGPSGAGKSTMMNVLAGYREKGMTGQILVNGHPRDLVKFQKMSCYIMQMDVLMPHLSTEEAMMVAAHLKLNESLQVKRKIVNEVLTALGLKSCAKTRTNNLSGGQSKRLAIGLELVNNPPVMFFDEPISGLDSATAIQVISLLKCLANGGRTIICTIHQPSGNLFQMFDKLFILSQGQCIYKGTVSHLIPHLTNLNLHCPIYHNPADFIIEVATGTHGDMQAVLFQAARSSPCCEESVEDNQGSSKNLESMLTHLRLTSHIVMGLLIGLLYLDIGNDAKFAWNNTAYLFFSMLFLMFAALMPTVLTFPLEMSVLVREHLNSWYSLHAYYLAKTCADIPLQVVTGGFHSSFYGGNQSSFPISFPDDLSNHVLRYHILDDEPAFRGRSLLAFCLLFYIGRACRSVTGAARRGSITVNSGKARIFVFPVLTLEGVDDKCGSSPLHHLAGRRLCRADHSHSHCLVLRIFCHFQKHSLLSSLDLLHLLCQVRLIGYFLLLYMCTNEEILFRYGFEGVLHSIYGLDRKNLECKEQMCNFEEPQNILQMWDVPEGIIYVDFIILGVFFTIIRVVTYVILRYRIRATR
- the LOC130923258 gene encoding ATP-binding cassette sub-family G member 4-like isoform X4, with amino-acid sequence MFPRVPNQIACSIQMEVCKSEPKQVGPKLFSRLKKVDNTNNQRLSELPCQKAVNLEFNNLSFTIQQGICLKKKGFKTLLDNLSGQFNSKELTAIMGPSGAGKSTMMNVLAGYREKGMTGQILVNGHPRDLVKFQKMSCYIMQMDVLMPHLSTEEAMMVAAHLKLNESLQVKRKIVNEVLTALGLKSCAKTRTNNLSGGQSKRLAIGLELVNNPPVMFFDEPISGLDSATAIQVISLLKCLANGGRTIICTIHQPSGNLFQMFDKLFILSQGQCIYKGTVSHLIPHLTNLNLHCPIYHNPADFIIEVATGTHGDMQAVLFQAARSSPCCEESVEDNQGSSKNLESELMPLELSYFATSMFKQFYILFKRNLTAICRDAMLTHLRLTSHIVMGLLIGLLYLDIGNDAKFAWNNTAYLFFSMLFLMFAALMPTVLTFPLEMSVLVREHLNSWYSLHAYYLAKTCADIPLQMICPIMYCAITYWMTSQPSEAVRFLLFVSFSTSVALVAQSLGLLVGAASPSTQARPVSLSFLSSLSKELMTNAVHPPYTTSQVAAFVGPITAIPIVLFSGFFVTFKNIPYYLRWISYTCFVRYGFEGVLHSIYGLDRKNLECKEQMCNFEEPQNILQMWDVPEGIIYVDFIILGVFFTIIRVVTYVILRYRIRATR
- the LOC130923258 gene encoding ATP-binding cassette sub-family G member 4-like isoform X5, which gives rise to MFPRVPNQIACSIQMEVCKSEPKQVGPKLFSRLKKVDNTNNQRLSELPCQKAVNLEFNNLSFTIQQGICLKKKGFKTLLDNLSGQFNSKELTAIMGPSGAGKSTMMNVLAGYREKGMTGQILVNGHPRDLVKFQKMSCYIMQMDVLMPHLSTEEAMMVAAHLKLNESLQVKRKIVNEVLTALGLKSCAKTRTNNLSGGQSKRLAIGLELVNNPPVMFFDEPISGLDSATAIQVISLLKCLANGGRTIICTIHQPSGNLFQMFDKLFILSQGQCIYKGTVSHLIPHLTNLNLHCPIYHNPADFIIEVATGTHGDMQAVLFQAARSSPCCEESVEDNQGSSKNLESELMPLELSYFATSMFKQFYILFKRNLTAICRDAMLTHLRLTSHIVMGLLIGLLYLDIGNDAKFAWNNTAYLFFSMLFLMFAALMPTVLTFPLEMSVLVREHLNSWYSLHAYYLAKTCADIPLQMICPIMYCAITYWMTSQPSEAVRFLLFVSFSTSVALVAQSLGLLVGAASPSTQVAAFVGPITAIPIVLFSGFFVTFKNIPYYLRWISYTCFVRYGFEGVLHSIYGLDRKNLECKEQMCNFEEPQNILQMWDVPEGIIYVDFIILGVFFTIIRVVTYVILRYRIRATR
- the LOC130923258 gene encoding ATP-binding cassette sub-family G member 4-like isoform X2, which codes for MFPRVPNQIACSIQMEVCKSEPKQVGPKLFSRLKKVDNTNNQRLSELPCQKAVNLEFNNLSFTIQQGICLKKKGFKTLLDNLSGQFNSKELTAIMGPSGAGKSTMMNVLAGYREKGMTGQILVNGHPRDLVKFQKMSCYIMQMDVLMPHLSTEEAMMVAAHLKLNESLQVKRKIVNEVLTALGLKSCAKTRTNNLSGGQSKRLAIGLELVNNPPVMFFDEPISGLDSATAIQVISLLKCLANGGRTIICTIHQPSGNLFQMFDKLFILSQGQCIYKGTVSHLIPHLTNLNLHCPIYHNPADFIIEVATGTHGDMQAVLFQAARSSPCCEESVEDNQGSSKNLESELMPLELSYFATSMFKQFYILFKRNLTAICRDAMLTHLRLTSHIVMGLLIGLLYLDIGNDAKFAWNNTAYLFFSMLFLMFAALMPTVLTFPLEMSVLVREHLNSWYSLHAYYLAKTCADIPLQVVTGGFHSSFYGGNQSSFPISFPDDLSNHVLRYHILDDEPAFRGRSLLAFCLLFYIGRACRSVTGAARRGSITVNSGRRLCRADHSHSHCLVLRIFCHFQKHSLLSSLDLLHLLCQVRLIGYFLLLYMCTNEEILFRYGFEGVLHSIYGLDRKNLECKEQMCNFEEPQNILQMWDVPEGIIYVDFIILGVFFTIIRVVTYVILRYRIRATR
- the LOC130923258 gene encoding ATP-binding cassette sub-family G member 4-like isoform X1; protein product: MFPRVPNQIACSIQMEVCKSEPKQVGPKLFSRLKKVDNTNNQRLSELPCQKAVNLEFNNLSFTIQQGICLKKKGFKTLLDNLSGQFNSKELTAIMGPSGAGKSTMMNVLAGYREKGMTGQILVNGHPRDLVKFQKMSCYIMQMDVLMPHLSTEEAMMVAAHLKLNESLQVKRKIVNEVLTALGLKSCAKTRTNNLSGGQSKRLAIGLELVNNPPVMFFDEPISGLDSATAIQVISLLKCLANGGRTIICTIHQPSGNLFQMFDKLFILSQGQCIYKGTVSHLIPHLTNLNLHCPIYHNPADFIIEVATGTHGDMQAVLFQAARSSPCCEESVEDNQGSSKNLESELMPLELSYFATSMFKQFYILFKRNLTAICRDAMLTHLRLTSHIVMGLLIGLLYLDIGNDAKFAWNNTAYLFFSMLFLMFAALMPTVLTFPLEMSVLVREHLNSWYSLHAYYLAKTCADIPLQVVTGGFHSSFYGGNQSSFPISFPDDLSNHVLRYHILDDEPAFRGRSLLAFCLLFYIGRACRSVTGAARRGSITVNSGKARIFVFPVLTLEGVDDKCGSSPLHHLAGRRLCRADHSHSHCLVLRIFCHFQKHSLLSSLDLLHLLCQVRLIGYFLLLYMCTNEEILFRYGFEGVLHSIYGLDRKNLECKEQMCNFEEPQNILQMWDVPEGIIYVDFIILGVFFTIIRVVTYVILRYRIRATR